The Branchiostoma floridae strain S238N-H82 chromosome 17, Bfl_VNyyK, whole genome shotgun sequence genome has a window encoding:
- the LOC118404142 gene encoding RNA-binding protein 24-B-like — MNMQKDTTFTKIFVGGLPYHTTDDSLRSFFQTFGEIEEAVVITDRQTGKSRGYGFVTMATREAAEKACKDPNPIIDGRKANVNLAYIGAKPRNTQPGFGFGLRAVPPGYLPSQYGLAPGYIYPQAYVAAAAAAQQPGLIVPPHTPPASAAAQYIDYAAYGQYPAGYDQYPAGYATHAYLSPTAAAYAQTGYATVQQPAHFAQYQPQQIQERIQ, encoded by the exons ATGAATATGCAGAAGGATACAACGTTCACCAAGATTTTTGTTGGGGGGTTGCCCTACCACACTACCGACGACTCATTACGGAGTTTCTTCCAGACCTTCGGCGAGATCGAGGAGGCTGTAGTGATCACCGATAGGCAGACGGGGAAGTCCAGGGGATATGGCTTC GTAACTATGGCGACCAGAGAGGCCGCCGAAAAGGCTTGCAAGGACCCAAATCCCATCATAGACGGCAGAAAAGCCAACGTCAACCTCGCATACATCGGAGCGAAGCCTAGGAACACGCAGCCAG GGTTCGGTTTTGGACTTAGGGCAGTGCCCCCCGGATACCTTCCAAGCCAGTACGG GTTGGCTCCAGGGTACATCTACCCACAGGCTTACGTGGCCGCAGCCGCCGCCGCCCAGCAGCCTGGCCTGATCGTCCCGCCGCACACTCCACCAGCCTCTGCGGCAGCACAGTACATCGACTACGCGGCCTACGGCCAGTACCCGGCGGGGTACGACCAGTATCCGGCCGGCTACGCGACGCACGCGTACCTCAGCCCGACCGCAGCCGCGTACGCCCAGACCGGCTACGCCACCGTCCAACAGCCCGCTCACTTCGCTCAGTACCAACCTCAGCAAATACAGGAACGCAtccagtaa